The Argiope bruennichi chromosome 9, qqArgBrue1.1, whole genome shotgun sequence genome contains a region encoding:
- the LOC129983913 gene encoding keratin-associated protein 5-1-like isoform X1 produces the protein MKIIATLLILGTVLQFSSAHHHDTSNCPTPSCPEGCTIDEEAHPCPTCVCGDRNITRTRRSPQRVQCSMPRCSPPCYLEYTSTCPRCQCGGAGNRGGRYNIPQVQCSMPRCGPRCQIDYSTPCPSCRCNGRKRRSPARSQCSPVKCDAPCYVDYSTACPSCKCISGNNAGASNIQCSPPACGAGCTIDYNASPCPACKCGGGGGGGGGGYGNPGGVQCSPPRCGAGCTIDYNAVPCPACKCGGGGGGGVGGGNPGGVLCSTPRCGAGCTIDYNAVPCPACKCGGGGGGGGGGVGGYGNPGGVQCSPPRCNMGCTIDYNAVPCPACKCGGGGGGGGGGGYGNPGGVQCSPPRCDMGCTIDYNAVPCPACKCGGGGGGIGNPVGVQCSPPRCNPPCKIKNVGGACPVCDCSHRYG, from the exons ATGAAAATAATAGCAACACTGTTGATACTGGGGACTGTCCTGCAGTTCAGCA GTGCTCATCATCACGACACTTCTAACTGCCCTACTCCGAGCTGTCCTGAAGGTTGCACCATTGATGAAGAAGCCCATCCATGTCCAACATGCGTTTGTGGAGATAGAAATATca CAAGAACACGCCGCAGCCCACAAAGAGTTCAATGCTCTATGCCTAGATGCAGCCCCCCATGTTATTTAGAATATACCTCAACTTGCCCCAGATGTCAATGTGGCGGCGCAGGAAATAGGGGAGGAAGATATAATATTCCTCAAGTGCAATGTTCTATGCCCCGATGTGGACCAAGATGTCAAATCGACTATTCTACGCCTTGTCCCAGCTGTAGATGCAATG GCAGGAAACGCCGCAGTCCAGCAAGATCCCAATGCTCTCCAGTAAAATGTGATGCTCCTTGCTATGTGGATTATAGCACAGCTTGTCCATCATGCAAATGTATTTCAGGAAATAATGCCGGTGCTTCCAATATCCAATGTTCTCCTCCAGCATGTGGAGCAGGATGCACCATTGACTACAATGCTTCCCCATGTCCAGCCTGTAAATGTGGTGGAGGCGGAGGAGGTGGTGGTGGCGGTTACGGTAATCCCGGTGGAGTCCAATGCTCACCACCCCGATGTGGAGCAGGTTGCACCATTGACTACAATGCTGTCCCATGTCCAGCTTGTAAATGTGGTGGAGGTGGAGGAGGAGGTGTAGGTGGTGGTAATCCTGGCGGAGTTCTGTGCTCGACACCCAGATGTGGAGCAGGATGCACCATTGACTACAATGCTGTCCCATGTCCAGCTTGTAAATGTggaggtggtggtggtggtggaggAGGAGGCGTTGGTGGTTACGGTAATCCAGGTGGAGTCCAGTGCTCTCCACCAAGATGTAACATGGGTTGCACTATCGATTACAATGCAGTTCCCTGTCCAGCCTGCAAATGCGGTGGAGGCGGAGGAGGAGGCGGTGGTGGTGGTTATGGCAACCCAGGTGGTGTCCAGTGCTCTCCACCCAGATGTGATATGGGTTGCACCATTGACTACAATGCTGTTCCTTGTCCAGCTTGCAAATGCGGCGGCGGAGGAGGAGGAA ttggcAATCCAGTGGGCGTCCAGTGTTCTCCACCCAGATGCAATCCTCCTTGTAAAATCAAAAATGTCGGCGGCGCATGCCCAGTTTGCGATTGCAGTCACAGATACGGTTAA
- the LOC129983913 gene encoding keratin-associated protein 5-1-like isoform X2: MKIIATLLILGTVLQFSSAHHHDTSNCPTPSCPEGCTIDEEAHPCPTCVCGDRNISRKRRSPARSQCSPVKCDAPCYVDYSTACPSCKCISGNNAGASNIQCSPPACGAGCTIDYNASPCPACKCGGGGGGGGGGYGNPGGVQCSPPRCGAGCTIDYNAVPCPACKCGGGGGGGVGGGNPGGVLCSTPRCGAGCTIDYNAVPCPACKCGGGGGGGGGGVGGYGNPGGVQCSPPRCNMGCTIDYNAVPCPACKCGGGGGGGGGGGYGNPGGVQCSPPRCDMGCTIDYNAVPCPACKCGGGGGGIGNPVGVQCSPPRCNPPCKIKNVGGACPVCDCSHRYG, from the exons ATGAAAATAATAGCAACACTGTTGATACTGGGGACTGTCCTGCAGTTCAGCA GTGCTCATCATCACGACACTTCTAACTGCCCTACTCCGAGCTGTCCTGAAGGTTGCACCATTGATGAAGAAGCCCATCCATGTCCAACATGCGTTTGTGGAGATAGAAATATca GCAGGAAACGCCGCAGTCCAGCAAGATCCCAATGCTCTCCAGTAAAATGTGATGCTCCTTGCTATGTGGATTATAGCACAGCTTGTCCATCATGCAAATGTATTTCAGGAAATAATGCCGGTGCTTCCAATATCCAATGTTCTCCTCCAGCATGTGGAGCAGGATGCACCATTGACTACAATGCTTCCCCATGTCCAGCCTGTAAATGTGGTGGAGGCGGAGGAGGTGGTGGTGGCGGTTACGGTAATCCCGGTGGAGTCCAATGCTCACCACCCCGATGTGGAGCAGGTTGCACCATTGACTACAATGCTGTCCCATGTCCAGCTTGTAAATGTGGTGGAGGTGGAGGAGGAGGTGTAGGTGGTGGTAATCCTGGCGGAGTTCTGTGCTCGACACCCAGATGTGGAGCAGGATGCACCATTGACTACAATGCTGTCCCATGTCCAGCTTGTAAATGTggaggtggtggtggtggtggaggAGGAGGCGTTGGTGGTTACGGTAATCCAGGTGGAGTCCAGTGCTCTCCACCAAGATGTAACATGGGTTGCACTATCGATTACAATGCAGTTCCCTGTCCAGCCTGCAAATGCGGTGGAGGCGGAGGAGGAGGCGGTGGTGGTGGTTATGGCAACCCAGGTGGTGTCCAGTGCTCTCCACCCAGATGTGATATGGGTTGCACCATTGACTACAATGCTGTTCCTTGTCCAGCTTGCAAATGCGGCGGCGGAGGAGGAGGAA ttggcAATCCAGTGGGCGTCCAGTGTTCTCCACCCAGATGCAATCCTCCTTGTAAAATCAAAAATGTCGGCGGCGCATGCCCAGTTTGCGATTGCAGTCACAGATACGGTTAA